Part of the Spirochaetota bacterium genome, ATATCTGTTCTTCGCGAATACGACCTTTTCTTTTGATACGATGCCCACATGCAGCCGCCCGCTTTTCAATCGCCATGCGACGATGTCGCCGGGGATATACTTTTCGTTCGTCGAGACGCCCTTCCCCATCCTTTCCAGATATTTCGTGACATACTCCACCCTTCTGTGATCGATATTTTTATCGGGCGCGGTCATTTTATACCTGTTGGGATATTTATCGAGCTCGCCTTCAGATCTTCGTGTATCTCCTTTTGCAGATCAATATTGATCCCTCTCAGTGCGCGAATTATCACATCGGTGCATACGCCTTTCTCTATCGGCACGTCCCCCATGGGATAATCAAGTTTCACATACTCGGGGTCATAGGTCAAAGTTCTGCCCACCTGCCGCATCGCATTCACCGCGATCATATTCCGGGTATCATCAACCGGGGCGGCATGCAATATGAGCGA contains:
- a CDS encoding DUF1287 domain-containing protein, with the translated sequence MTAPDKNIDHRRVEYVTKYLERMGKGVSTNEKYIPGDIVAWRLKSGRLHVGIVSKEKVVFAKNRYTVVHNIGSGAKNEDVLYSYTIIGHYRW
- a CDS encoding DUF1287 domain-containing protein; this translates as MNVSGRRLEMKIAAIMAISLILHAAPVDDTRNMIAVNAMRQVGRTLTYDPEYVKLDYPMGDVPIEKGVCTDVIIRALRGINIDLQKEIHEDLKASSINIPTGIK